A genomic region of Alistipes megaguti contains the following coding sequences:
- the pyrE gene encoding orotate phosphoribosyltransferase: protein MEKAIAKDLLSIGAVFLRPEQPFTWASGIKSPIYCDNRLTLTAPEVRKHVEAGLAEIVRTKYPQAEVLMGTSTAGIAHAAITATILDLPMGYVRSGSKDHGRGNQIEGRLEKGQKVVVIEDLISTAGSCIEVVNALREAGAEVLGVASIFTYGMKKGLDRLREANVVNYSLSNLDALVEVAAEEGYIKPEDKERLLKFRDNPSDESWMKH from the coding sequence ATGGAAAAAGCTATTGCAAAGGATTTGCTGTCGATCGGCGCAGTCTTCCTGCGCCCTGAACAGCCGTTTACGTGGGCCAGCGGTATCAAGAGCCCGATCTATTGCGACAACCGTCTGACGCTGACGGCTCCCGAGGTGCGCAAGCACGTGGAGGCGGGCCTTGCGGAGATCGTCCGCACGAAGTATCCCCAGGCCGAGGTGCTGATGGGAACGTCGACGGCCGGCATCGCCCATGCCGCCATCACGGCGACGATTCTCGACCTGCCGATGGGTTACGTCCGCTCGGGGTCGAAGGACCACGGCCGCGGCAACCAGATTGAAGGCCGGCTGGAGAAGGGCCAGAAGGTGGTCGTCATCGAGGATCTGATCTCGACGGCCGGATCGTGCATCGAGGTGGTCAACGCCCTGCGTGAAGCCGGCGCCGAGGTGCTGGGCGTGGCGTCGATCTTCACCTACGGGATGAAGAAGGGGCTGGACCGTCTGCGCGAGGCCAATGTCGTCAACTACAGCCTCTCGAATCTCGACGCGCTGGTCGAGGTGGCCGCTGAGGAGGGATACATCAAGCCCGAGGACAAGGAGCGTCTGCTGAAGTTCCGCGACAATCCGTCGGACGAATCGTGGATGAAACACTAA
- a CDS encoding thioredoxin family protein, protein MKPVKLFYLKTCPFCKKALRYIEEAKAAHPELAPVEIEMIEESEEPEVADRYDYYYVPTFYVDGVKVHEGGIYPDEVEKVLRQALE, encoded by the coding sequence ATGAAACCCGTAAAATTGTTCTATCTGAAGACGTGCCCTTTCTGCAAGAAGGCGCTGCGTTATATCGAGGAGGCCAAGGCGGCCCATCCGGAACTGGCTCCCGTTGAGATCGAGATGATCGAGGAGTCGGAGGAGCCCGAGGTGGCCGACCGGTATGATTACTACTACGTGCCGACCTTCTACGTCGACGGCGTGAAGGTCCACGAAGGGGGCATCTATCCCGACGAGGTGGAAAAGGTCCTGCGTCAGGCCCTCGAATAG
- the pyrF gene encoding orotidine-5'-phosphate decarboxylase, producing the protein MERDVIIACDFKSAEDTFRFLDLFRDEARKPFLKIGMELYYAEGPSIVREIKRRGHKIFLDLKLHDIPNTVKKAMAVLSRLDVDMCNVHAAGTIEMMRAALEGLTREDGTRPLLIAVTQLTSTSEERMQRELLIGASINDTIVKYAQNTREAGLDGVVCSPLEAGMVHEACGRDFLTVTPGVRFADGDVADQVRVTTPARAREIGSDFIVVGRPITAAADPVAAYRRCVAEFVGE; encoded by the coding sequence ATGGAACGAGACGTAATCATCGCCTGCGACTTCAAGTCCGCAGAGGATACCTTCCGCTTCCTCGACCTCTTCCGGGACGAGGCGCGCAAACCCTTTCTGAAGATCGGCATGGAGCTCTACTATGCCGAAGGCCCGTCGATCGTGCGCGAGATCAAGCGCCGGGGACACAAGATCTTCCTCGACCTGAAGCTACACGACATTCCCAATACGGTGAAGAAGGCGATGGCGGTGCTGTCGCGTCTGGATGTGGACATGTGCAACGTCCACGCCGCCGGTACGATCGAGATGATGCGGGCGGCCCTCGAGGGGCTGACGCGCGAGGACGGGACGCGTCCGCTGCTGATCGCCGTGACGCAGCTCACCTCGACGAGCGAGGAGCGCATGCAGCGCGAACTGTTGATCGGCGCCTCGATCAACGACACGATCGTCAAATATGCGCAGAACACGCGCGAGGCGGGGTTGGACGGTGTGGTCTGCTCGCCGCTCGAAGCCGGTATGGTTCACGAGGCGTGCGGCCGTGACTTCCTGACCGTCACGCCGGGCGTGCGCTTCGCCGACGGCGACGTGGCCGACCAGGTGCGTGTGACGACTCCGGCCCGGGCCCGCGAGATCGGTTCGGATTTCATCGTCGTCGGACGTCCGATCACGGCGGCTGCGGATCCCGTGGCGGCCTACCGTCGCTGCGTGGCCGAGTTCGTCGGCGAGTAG
- a CDS encoding dihydroorotate dehydrogenase has protein sequence MVGKQTIQPGIAAGVDTTVELCGVRLDNPVVPASGTFGYGNEFKDFYDINILGSFSFKGTTREARFGNPTPRIAECTEGMINAVGLQNPGIDAVIRHELPRLRSFFRKPVIANISGFSVEEYAYCCERIDKQEQVGIIEVNVSCPNVRHGGMSFGTSPEAAAEVTRAVKAVTTKPVFIKLSPNVTDIVAIARACEEAGADGISLINTVLGMRIDVARRRPVIANTMGGFSGPAIFPLAVRMVYQVAHACRIPVMGCGGVRSARDVIEMMMAGATAVQVGAANLVNPYASKEIVEALPGEMQRLGIERLSDIIGIA, from the coding sequence ATGGTAGGGAAACAGACGATACAACCCGGCATCGCCGCCGGGGTCGACACGACGGTGGAGCTGTGCGGCGTGCGGCTGGACAACCCGGTCGTACCGGCCAGCGGCACGTTCGGCTACGGCAACGAATTCAAGGACTTCTACGACATCAACATCCTCGGGTCGTTCTCGTTCAAGGGAACGACGCGCGAGGCGCGCTTCGGCAACCCCACGCCCCGCATCGCCGAGTGCACCGAGGGGATGATCAACGCCGTGGGGCTGCAGAACCCGGGCATCGACGCCGTGATCCGGCACGAACTGCCGCGGCTGCGGAGCTTCTTCCGCAAACCGGTCATTGCCAACATCTCGGGCTTCTCGGTCGAGGAGTATGCCTACTGCTGCGAGCGGATCGACAAGCAGGAGCAGGTCGGGATCATCGAGGTGAACGTCTCGTGCCCGAACGTGCGCCACGGCGGCATGTCGTTCGGCACGAGCCCCGAGGCGGCGGCTGAGGTAACGCGCGCGGTGAAGGCCGTGACTACCAAGCCGGTCTTCATCAAACTCTCGCCCAACGTCACGGACATCGTTGCGATCGCCCGGGCGTGTGAGGAGGCGGGGGCCGACGGCATCTCGCTGATCAATACGGTGCTGGGCATGCGCATCGACGTGGCCCGCAGACGGCCTGTAATCGCCAATACGATGGGCGGGTTCTCGGGCCCGGCGATCTTCCCGCTGGCCGTGCGGATGGTCTACCAGGTGGCCCATGCGTGCCGGATTCCGGTCATGGGGTGCGGCGGCGTGCGGTCGGCCCGCGACGTGATCGAGATGATGATGGCCGGCGCGACGGCCGTGCAGGTCGGCGCCGCCAATCTGGTCAACCCCTACGCCTCGAAAGAGATCGTCGAGGCACTGCCCGGCGAGATGCAGCGCCTGGGCATCGAACGTTTGTCGGATATAATCGGAATAGCTTGA
- a CDS encoding dihydroorotate dehydrogenase electron transfer subunit produces the protein MYKRGLYRIEENERLTESVWRMTLEGDTQWITAPGQFVNIALEGRYLRRPISVCDWDDERIVLIYKVVGEGTAQMSRMEAGEELDLLTGLGNGFSTRIDARRPLLVGGGVGVPPLYGLARKLLDAGKPVGVVLGFNTESEIFYEEEFRRLGCSVTVATADGSRGVKGFVTTAIAEERLDFDYFYACGPLPMLHALYNAVEQDGQLSFEERMGCGFGACMGCSCKTRYGNKRICKEGPVLEKGEIIW, from the coding sequence ATGTACAAGCGGGGACTCTACCGCATCGAAGAGAACGAACGGCTGACGGAGTCGGTGTGGCGCATGACGCTCGAGGGTGACACGCAGTGGATTACGGCTCCCGGACAATTCGTCAACATCGCCCTCGAGGGGCGCTATCTACGGCGGCCGATCTCGGTGTGCGACTGGGACGACGAGCGGATCGTGCTGATCTATAAGGTCGTGGGTGAGGGTACGGCGCAGATGAGCCGCATGGAGGCGGGCGAGGAGCTCGACCTGCTGACGGGGCTCGGAAACGGCTTCTCGACACGGATCGACGCCCGGCGTCCGCTGCTGGTCGGCGGCGGAGTGGGGGTTCCCCCGCTCTACGGACTGGCCCGCAAGCTGCTCGATGCGGGCAAACCGGTCGGCGTGGTGCTGGGCTTCAACACCGAGTCGGAGATCTTCTACGAGGAGGAGTTCCGCCGTCTGGGGTGCAGCGTCACGGTGGCCACGGCCGACGGTTCGCGCGGCGTGAAGGGCTTCGTGACGACGGCCATCGCCGAGGAGAGGCTCGATTTCGACTACTTCTACGCCTGCGGGCCGCTGCCGATGCTCCACGCCCTGTACAACGCCGTGGAGCAGGACGGACAGCTTTCGTTCGAGGAGCGCATGGGGTGCGGATTCGGCGCCTGCATGGGCTGCTCGTGCAAAACCCGGTACGGCAACAAGCGCATCTGCAAGGAGGGACCCGTACTGGAGAAAGGAGAGATCATATGGTAG
- the carB gene encoding carbamoyl-phosphate synthase large subunit — protein MPKRKDIKKVMVIGSGPIVIGQAAEFDYAGTQACLALREEGYEVILANSNPATIMTDTHIADKVYMEPLTLEYVAKIIRYERPDAIVPGLGGQTGLNLAVQLAKKGILKECQVEILGTSFDSIERAEDRELFKELCQSLGEPVLPSEVASTIDEGVEIAARIGYPVVLRPAFTLGGTGGGFADDEAQLREMMRNALALSPVHQVLVEKSIKGYKEIEFEVMRDHNDTAISICCMENIDPVGIHTGDSIVVAPSQTLTNKEFQMLRDSALKIIRALKIEGGCNVQFALDPLSFKYFLIEVNPRVSRSSALASKASGYPIARVSAKIAVGLTLDEIRIANTPASFEPTLDYVVTKIARFPFDKFSDASNKLGTQMKATGEVMSVGRTMEESLLKAVRSLETGVCHIYHKKFDSWSNDDLLDYIKIGTDDRLYAIAQLIRGGVDLALIYDKTKIDMFFLEKFKNIVEFEKVLRAHPMDIETLRDAKRMGFSDKYIGQLWGLSQHEMYRLREKNDIFPVYKMIDTCASEFDSYVPYFYSTYEHENESKVSDRKKIVVLGSGPIRIGQGVEFDYSTVHAIWSIREAGYEAIIINNNPETVSTDYTTSDKLYFEPLTVEDVMNVIHLEKPEAIVVSLGGQTAINLAEPLAELGVPIIGTDCEAIRNAEDRGCFERIMEELGIPQPEAEAVTDIEAGVKAAARIGYPVLVRPSYVLGGRAMQIVSNEERLRHYLQTAVEVNVDQPVLVDRYILGKELEVDAICDGRDVFIPGIMEHVEHTGIHSGDSISVYPTFSVSQRAKEKIIDYTVRLGLRIGIVGLYNIQFIVAGDDDVYVIEVNPRSSRTVPFLSKSTGVPMAHIATQVILGKSLRELGYSEVYGREKERWYVKAPAFSFAKIRGMDSYLSPEMKSTGEAIGYDDKLTRALYKALQATGMHVSNYGTIFVTIADQDKPQALPLVKRFYDLGFNIEATTGTAEFLREHGIRTRTRRKLNEGSTEIIDALRQGHISYVINTIDINQHNTRLDGYEIRRTAVENNVTVFTALETVKVLLDVLEEITLRVSTIDAK, from the coding sequence ATGCCTAAGAGAAAAGATATCAAGAAGGTGATGGTGATCGGGTCGGGCCCGATCGTGATCGGTCAGGCCGCGGAGTTCGACTACGCGGGTACGCAGGCCTGTCTGGCCCTCAGGGAGGAGGGCTACGAGGTGATCCTCGCCAACTCGAACCCTGCCACGATCATGACCGATACGCATATTGCGGACAAGGTCTACATGGAGCCGCTGACGCTCGAATATGTGGCCAAGATCATCCGCTACGAGCGTCCCGATGCCATCGTTCCGGGACTGGGCGGACAGACGGGTCTGAACCTGGCCGTGCAGTTGGCCAAGAAGGGCATCCTGAAGGAGTGTCAGGTGGAGATCCTGGGCACGTCGTTCGACTCGATCGAACGCGCCGAGGACCGCGAACTCTTCAAGGAGCTGTGCCAGTCGCTGGGCGAACCGGTGCTTCCGTCGGAGGTGGCCTCGACGATCGACGAAGGGGTGGAGATTGCCGCGCGGATCGGCTATCCGGTGGTGCTGCGTCCGGCCTTCACGCTGGGCGGTACGGGCGGCGGCTTCGCCGATGACGAGGCGCAGCTGCGCGAGATGATGCGCAACGCCTTGGCTCTCTCGCCCGTGCATCAGGTGCTGGTCGAGAAGAGCATCAAGGGCTACAAGGAGATCGAGTTCGAGGTGATGCGCGACCACAACGACACGGCCATCAGCATCTGCTGCATGGAGAACATCGACCCGGTGGGCATCCATACGGGCGACTCGATTGTCGTGGCCCCGAGCCAGACGCTGACCAACAAGGAGTTCCAGATGCTGCGCGACTCGGCGCTGAAGATCATCCGCGCGCTGAAGATCGAGGGCGGCTGCAACGTGCAGTTCGCGCTGGATCCGCTGTCGTTCAAATACTTCCTCATCGAGGTGAACCCGCGCGTGTCGCGTTCGTCGGCCCTGGCCTCGAAGGCCTCGGGATACCCGATCGCCCGCGTGAGTGCGAAGATCGCCGTGGGTCTGACGCTCGACGAGATCCGCATTGCCAATACGCCGGCCTCGTTCGAGCCGACGCTCGACTACGTGGTGACGAAGATCGCCCGCTTCCCGTTCGACAAGTTCTCCGACGCCTCGAACAAGCTCGGCACGCAGATGAAGGCCACGGGCGAGGTGATGTCGGTCGGCCGCACGATGGAGGAGTCGCTGCTGAAGGCCGTCCGCTCGCTTGAGACGGGCGTCTGCCACATCTACCACAAGAAATTCGATTCATGGTCGAACGACGACCTGCTGGACTATATCAAGATCGGTACGGACGACCGCCTCTATGCCATCGCCCAGCTGATCCGCGGCGGGGTCGACCTGGCGCTGATCTACGACAAGACGAAGATCGACATGTTCTTTCTCGAGAAGTTCAAGAACATCGTCGAGTTCGAGAAGGTGCTCCGCGCCCATCCGATGGACATCGAGACGCTGCGCGACGCCAAGCGCATGGGCTTCAGCGACAAGTATATCGGCCAGCTGTGGGGGCTTTCGCAGCATGAGATGTACCGCCTGCGGGAGAAGAACGACATCTTCCCCGTCTACAAGATGATCGACACGTGCGCCAGCGAGTTCGACTCCTACGTGCCCTACTTCTACTCGACCTACGAGCACGAAAACGAGTCGAAGGTGAGCGACCGCAAGAAGATCGTCGTGCTGGGTTCGGGCCCGATTCGCATCGGACAGGGCGTCGAATTCGACTACTCGACGGTTCACGCCATCTGGTCGATCCGCGAGGCGGGCTACGAGGCCATCATCATCAACAACAACCCGGAGACCGTCTCGACGGACTACACGACCAGCGACAAGCTCTACTTCGAGCCGCTGACGGTCGAGGACGTGATGAACGTCATCCATCTCGAAAAGCCCGAGGCAATCGTGGTGTCGCTGGGCGGACAGACGGCCATCAACCTGGCCGAACCGCTGGCCGAACTGGGTGTGCCGATCATCGGCACGGACTGCGAGGCGATCCGCAACGCCGAGGACCGCGGTTGCTTCGAGCGCATCATGGAGGAGCTGGGCATCCCGCAGCCGGAGGCCGAGGCCGTGACGGACATCGAGGCCGGCGTGAAGGCGGCGGCACGGATCGGCTATCCGGTGCTGGTTCGTCCGAGCTACGTGCTGGGCGGCCGCGCCATGCAGATCGTCTCGAACGAGGAGCGGCTGCGTCACTACCTGCAGACGGCCGTGGAGGTGAATGTGGACCAGCCGGTGCTGGTCGACCGCTACATCCTGGGCAAGGAGCTGGAGGTCGACGCCATCTGCGACGGACGCGATGTCTTCATTCCGGGCATCATGGAGCATGTCGAGCATACGGGTATCCACTCGGGTGACTCGATCAGCGTCTACCCGACCTTCAGCGTCAGCCAGCGTGCCAAGGAGAAGATCATCGACTACACGGTGCGGCTGGGTCTGCGGATCGGCATCGTGGGTCTCTACAACATCCAGTTCATCGTGGCGGGCGACGACGACGTCTACGTCATCGAGGTCAACCCGCGTTCGTCGCGTACGGTACCGTTCCTTTCGAAGTCGACCGGGGTTCCGATGGCGCACATCGCCACGCAGGTCATCCTGGGCAAGTCGCTCCGCGAACTGGGTTACAGCGAGGTCTACGGCCGCGAGAAGGAGCGCTGGTACGTGAAGGCTCCGGCCTTCTCGTTCGCCAAGATCCGCGGCATGGATTCCTACCTCTCGCCGGAGATGAAGTCGACGGGTGAGGCGATCGGCTACGACGACAAGCTGACGCGGGCGCTCTACAAGGCGCTGCAGGCCACGGGCATGCACGTCTCGAACTACGGAACGATCTTCGTGACGATCGCCGATCAGGACAAGCCGCAGGCGCTGCCGCTCGTGAAGCGCTTCTACGACCTGGGCTTCAACATCGAGGCGACGACCGGCACGGCGGAGTTCCTGCGCGAGCACGGCATCCGCACGCGCACGCGCCGCAAGCTGAACGAGGGAAGCACGGAGATTATCGACGCCCTGCGTCAGGGACATATCAGCTACGTGATCAACACGATCGACATCAACCAGCACAATACGCGGCTGGACGGCTATGAGATCCGCCGCACGGCCGTCGAGAACAACGTGACGGTCTTCACGGCCCTCGAGACGGTGAAGGTGCTGCTGGACGTGCTGGAGGAGATCACGCTGCGGGTTTCTACGATCGACGCCAAATAG
- the carA gene encoding glutamine-hydrolyzing carbamoyl-phosphate synthase small subunit: protein MKAFTKKIVLEDGREFYGYGFGSDREAINEIVFNTSMVGYQEIMSDPSYTDQMVVMTYPLIGNYGMADEDYETKTPTVGGMIVREYNDLPSNFRYTKTLNEVFEEYDIPAISGVDTRTLTRIIRDEGSQKVIITSAQTPREEALARLHAYEMPHDMVARVSCKKRWLSRVANHKYDVVAIDCGIKYNIVRQLNHVGCNVTVMPYNSTLEEILAFHPDGILFSNGPGNPEDVQPVIELIRRLRGRLPLFGICMGHQLISLAYGARTFKMKFGHRGANHPVKNLQTGKIEITSQNHSYAVDIDSLKGTGLTLTHVNLLDGTAEGVECAEERVFSTQYHPESAAGPQDSTYLFNKFTKIMEEYKHA from the coding sequence ATGAAAGCATTTACGAAAAAGATCGTCCTGGAGGACGGCCGCGAGTTTTACGGATACGGTTTCGGATCCGACCGCGAGGCCATCAACGAGATCGTCTTCAATACCTCGATGGTGGGGTATCAGGAGATCATGTCCGATCCGTCGTACACGGATCAGATGGTCGTGATGACCTACCCGCTGATCGGCAACTACGGTATGGCCGATGAGGATTACGAGACCAAGACGCCGACCGTCGGCGGCATGATCGTCCGGGAGTACAACGACCTTCCGTCGAACTTCCGCTACACGAAGACGCTCAACGAGGTCTTCGAGGAGTACGACATCCCGGCCATCTCGGGAGTTGACACCCGGACGCTGACGCGCATCATCCGAGACGAGGGCAGCCAGAAGGTGATCATCACCTCGGCCCAGACCCCCCGCGAAGAGGCGCTGGCACGGCTGCACGCCTATGAGATGCCCCACGACATGGTCGCACGCGTAAGTTGCAAGAAACGCTGGCTGTCGCGCGTGGCCAACCACAAGTACGACGTGGTGGCCATCGACTGCGGCATCAAGTACAACATCGTGCGGCAGTTGAACCACGTGGGCTGCAACGTCACGGTGATGCCCTACAATTCGACGCTGGAGGAGATCCTTGCCTTCCATCCCGACGGTATCCTCTTCTCGAACGGACCCGGCAACCCGGAAGACGTACAGCCGGTCATCGAACTGATCCGCCGGCTGCGGGGACGTCTGCCGCTCTTCGGCATCTGCATGGGCCATCAGCTGATCTCGCTGGCCTACGGTGCGCGGACCTTCAAGATGAAGTTCGGCCACCGCGGCGCCAACCATCCGGTCAAGAACCTGCAGACGGGCAAGATCGAGATCACGAGCCAGAACCACAGCTATGCCGTGGACATCGACTCGCTGAAGGGTACGGGGCTGACGCTGACGCACGTCAATCTGCTCGACGGCACGGCCGAAGGGGTGGAGTGTGCCGAGGAGCGGGTCTTCTCGACGCAATATCACCCGGAGAGTGCCGCCGGTCCGCAGGACAGCACCTATCTGTTCAATAAGTTCACCAAAATCATGGAGGAGTACAAACATGCCTAA
- a CDS encoding dihydroorotase yields the protein MKTFYENAMIYRGGRFEKGRLVVEQGRVAADCEPQPGDSRVDLGGRYLVPGLVDVHVHLREPGFPQKETIATGTAAAAHGGYTTVCSMPNLNPAPDTPEHLEEQLALIRRDAAVRVKPYASITMGQRGCGELVDFAALAPHVAGFSDDGRGVQSEELMEEAMRRAAAVRKPIVAHCEVDELLRGGYIHDGVYCREHGHRGISSESEWRQVERDIALAERTGCQYHVCHVSTKESVELVRRARARGLRVSCETGPHYLLLCDEDLQEEGRFKMNPPLRSREDREALLAGIVDGTIEVIATDHAPHTAEEKSRGLERSAMGIVGLETAFPLLYTYLVKRGVMTLERLVELMSVNPRRLFALEGGIAEGDPADFTVLDLDMHYAIDPATFLSKGHATPFAGWQVDGGAVLTVVGGRTVYDTLTTKSNR from the coding sequence ATGAAAACATTTTACGAGAATGCCATGATCTACCGCGGGGGGCGCTTCGAGAAGGGGCGTCTGGTCGTGGAACAGGGTCGTGTGGCGGCGGATTGCGAACCGCAGCCGGGCGATAGCCGGGTGGATCTCGGCGGCCGGTACCTCGTGCCGGGGCTGGTCGACGTGCATGTCCACCTGCGCGAACCGGGTTTCCCGCAGAAGGAGACCATCGCCACGGGTACGGCCGCAGCGGCCCACGGAGGCTATACGACGGTCTGCTCGATGCCCAACCTGAATCCGGCCCCCGATACGCCGGAGCACCTCGAGGAGCAGCTGGCGCTGATCCGCCGCGATGCCGCGGTGCGCGTCAAACCCTATGCCTCGATCACCATGGGGCAGCGCGGATGCGGCGAACTGGTCGACTTTGCGGCGCTGGCGCCCCACGTGGCGGGATTCTCGGACGACGGGCGCGGCGTGCAGTCGGAGGAGCTGATGGAGGAGGCGATGCGCCGGGCGGCGGCGGTCCGCAAGCCGATCGTGGCCCACTGCGAGGTCGACGAACTCCTGCGCGGCGGCTATATCCACGACGGCGTCTATTGCCGCGAACACGGCCACCGCGGCATTTCGTCGGAGAGCGAGTGGCGGCAGGTCGAGCGTGACATCGCGCTGGCCGAACGGACCGGGTGCCAGTACCACGTCTGCCACGTTTCGACGAAGGAGAGCGTCGAGCTGGTACGGCGCGCCAGGGCCCGGGGCCTCAGGGTGAGCTGCGAGACGGGTCCCCACTACCTGCTGCTCTGCGACGAGGATCTGCAGGAGGAGGGACGCTTCAAGATGAACCCGCCGCTGCGCAGCCGCGAGGACCGCGAGGCGCTGCTGGCCGGCATTGTCGACGGCACGATCGAGGTTATCGCCACGGACCACGCCCCGCATACCGCCGAGGAGAAGTCGCGCGGTCTGGAGCGGAGCGCCATGGGCATCGTCGGGCTGGAGACGGCCTTCCCGCTGCTCTATACCTATCTGGTAAAGCGGGGCGTCATGACGCTGGAGCGCCTCGTGGAGCTGATGTCGGTCAATCCGCGGCGGCTCTTTGCGCTCGAGGGGGGAATTGCCGAGGGGGATCCGGCCGACTTCACGGTGCTGGACCTCGACATGCACTATGCAATTGATCCCGCTACGTTCCTCTCGAAGGGCCATGCCACGCCGTTTGCCGGCTGGCAGGTCGATGGCGGCGCGGTGCTGACGGTGGTTGGCGGCCGCACGGTTTACGATACGCTGACAACGAAATCAAACAGATAA
- the zupT gene encoding zinc transporter ZupT: MQSHQILLPLLLTLGAGLATGIGSAIAFLARRTNKRLLSFSLGLSGGVMIYVSLVELFHEAEIALTAEWGTRLGGVITVASFFAGILLIGLIDRLVPSFENPHEAHLIEEMDHRPRNPRLMRIGVMTALAIGIHNFPEGIATFTSAVDNLTLGVAIAAAIAIHNIPEGIAVSIPIYYATGDRAKAFRLSLLSGLAEPVGALLAYLVLIPFLSPTLMGCILAGVAGIMVFISIDELLPAAREYGEAHTSIYGVVTGMAVMAVSLLLLA; encoded by the coding sequence ATGCAAAGTCACCAGATACTCCTCCCGCTGCTGCTGACGCTCGGCGCCGGTCTGGCCACCGGAATCGGAAGCGCCATCGCCTTTCTGGCCCGGCGTACGAACAAACGCCTGCTCTCCTTCTCGCTCGGACTCTCGGGCGGAGTGATGATCTACGTCTCGCTGGTCGAGCTCTTCCACGAGGCGGAGATCGCCCTCACGGCCGAATGGGGCACGCGCCTCGGCGGTGTGATCACCGTAGCAAGCTTCTTCGCCGGCATCCTGCTGATCGGTCTGATCGACCGCCTGGTCCCCTCGTTCGAGAACCCCCACGAGGCGCACCTCATCGAGGAGATGGACCACCGCCCGCGCAACCCGCGTCTGATGCGCATTGGCGTCATGACGGCCCTGGCCATCGGCATCCACAACTTCCCCGAGGGAATTGCCACCTTCACCTCGGCCGTGGACAACCTCACGCTCGGCGTGGCCATCGCCGCGGCCATCGCCATCCACAACATCCCCGAGGGAATCGCCGTCTCGATTCCGATCTACTACGCCACGGGCGACCGCGCGAAGGCCTTCCGGCTGTCGTTGCTCTCGGGACTGGCCGAACCGGTCGGGGCGCTGCTGGCCTATCTGGTGCTGATACCCTTCCTTTCGCCGACGCTCATGGGGTGCATCCTGGCCGGGGTGGCCGGCATCATGGTCTTCATCTCGATCGACGAACTCCTCCCGGCGGCCCGCGAATATGGCGAGGCCCACACGTCGATCTACGGCGTGGTGACGGGCATGGCCGTAATGGCCGTCAGCCTGCTGCTACTCGCCTAA
- a CDS encoding calcium/sodium antiporter, with amino-acid sequence MDILLLIIGLALILAGANFLTDGSAALAQRFRVPEFIIGLTIVAVGTSTPELVVSVLSAIAGKSDVAIGNVVGSNIFNVFLILGLCALIRPLPLTAGNIRRDIPFGVATSLLLLVLAMDNWFKAGAVDRIGRLDGILMLVIYLLLMTYTIRATGRTAPADSPADGSQPQKRPMAGWLMAVMIIGGLAGLIFGGELFLDSATALARRMGISESVIAITLVAGGTSLPELASSVVSLIKGKSDMALGNVIGSNIANILLILGLSATINPLTMGGITLVDLLVVLLSAVLLFLAAFTFRRRAVDRWEGVLFLVIYAAYIAYLVR; translated from the coding sequence ATGGATATACTGCTATTGATCATCGGACTGGCGCTGATTCTGGCCGGCGCCAACTTCCTCACGGACGGTTCCGCGGCCCTGGCCCAACGCTTCCGCGTTCCGGAATTCATCATCGGACTGACGATCGTCGCCGTCGGGACCTCGACGCCCGAACTTGTGGTCTCGGTCCTCTCGGCCATCGCCGGCAAGAGCGACGTGGCCATCGGCAACGTCGTCGGGTCGAACATCTTCAACGTCTTTCTGATTCTGGGTCTCTGCGCCCTGATCCGCCCGCTGCCCCTGACGGCCGGCAACATCCGCCGCGACATTCCGTTCGGCGTCGCCACCTCGCTGCTGCTTCTGGTTCTGGCCATGGACAACTGGTTCAAGGCCGGGGCCGTCGACCGCATCGGACGGCTGGACGGTATCCTGATGCTCGTCATCTACCTGCTGCTGATGACCTACACCATCCGCGCCACGGGCCGCACCGCTCCGGCCGACTCCCCGGCCGACGGAAGCCAGCCGCAGAAGCGGCCGATGGCCGGATGGCTCATGGCCGTAATGATCATCGGCGGACTGGCCGGACTGATCTTCGGCGGCGAGCTGTTCCTCGACAGCGCCACGGCGCTGGCCCGACGTATGGGCATCAGCGAGTCGGTGATCGCCATCACGCTGGTGGCCGGCGGCACGTCGCTCCCCGAACTGGCCTCGTCGGTGGTCTCGCTCATCAAGGGCAAGAGCGACATGGCCCTCGGAAACGTCATCGGTTCGAACATCGCCAACATCCTGCTGATTCTGGGTCTGAGCGCCACGATCAATCCGCTGACGATGGGCGGCATCACGCTCGTCGACCTGCTGGTCGTGCTGTTGAGCGCCGTGCTGCTCTTTCTGGCAGCCTTCACCTTCCGGCGCAGGGCCGTCGACCGTTGGGAGGGGGTTCTGTTTCTGGTGATCTACGCCGCCTACATCGCCTATCTGGTCAGATAG